GCAACAGCTAAACTTACAACCCCAGCGCCACTGCCAGCCTCAAGTATTCTCACTGTCTCATGAGTTGGAACAGACGCTGCCAATAAAACCGCATCAATCCCAGAACGAAATCCAGATTTAGATTGATAAATCTTCAAAGTACCGCCTAAAAATTCATCATCAGTCACATCATCCTCATTCAATAAAGATGTATCATGTGAACCATCCAAATTATCACCTTTAGAACTGCCTATTTCTGCAAGACTGGTTTTTAAAAGAGTATCAGCCTGATCAAAACAATCCTCACTCACCATAATACGGCGTGGTAAAATACCAACTGACCCCTCCATCAAACTCATATTCTGATCAAGCAATGTAAACTCAATTCCTTCTTGATATAAGAGGTCCTGCGTATAGCTCAGAAAAACAACGTCATTGGATGAAATAAGCTCTTTCATAATGAAAATATGCCCTCTCGATTAGTTTTTGAATGGCAAAATGTGTTAAAATACGCTATCAGACAGTTTAAAATATGACATCTAAATTGCTTAAAAAAAATTTCAGTTTAGGCTCGTTCTTCTCAAAGTGCGTCTAAGCGCCGCAAATGAACTAAAATTATAACCCAAGTTCAGCCCTTTCGACTATAATGAACTAATTTTTGTAAAAAAATGTCCAGAATAAATATCTAAAACAGAATTTGATCAAATTAAGTCACATTATATTTGCCTTTTAAATTCCTGATATTATAAATTTCAAAGGCTATAGCGTTTCACACAAAAGTAGAAACCGGTTTTAGGATTGTGCGGTTGCTGGTAGGCAACTGAAGCCAAAAACAAGGGACGCTGAAACACTATAAAGCACGACATTATATTTAAATTTCGAAAGCAATTATGCTAACCAGAGTTGGGAGCTAAATTTGACCGCCCTAGATACTGTCAATAATCAGTATAAACCAAGCCCGTCATTGGACACCCTGTTAAATAAAACAGCCGAGGACATGGGCCGGATAAATGAGCTAATATTAGCTGAAGCCCACTCTTCAGTAGATATGATTCCCAAACTGGCAAAACACCTGATTGATTCAGGCGGTAAACGCATTCGCCCTATGCTAACCTGTGCCGCCGCACGGCTCGTTGGCTATGAAGGGCTAGATCACATCCCCTTGGCAACATCTATTGAATTTCTACACACAGCTACTCTCTTGCATGATGACGTCGTAGATGAAAGTGACATGCGCCGCGGTAAAAAAGCCGCCCGCATACTTTGGGGCAATCAAGCCAGCGTTCTAGTTGGTGATTACTTACTTGGTCAAAGCTTCAAAATCATGGTGAGTGTTGGCTCACTCGAAGCCTTAAAAATCCTATCAAATGCCTCAGCCATTATTGCTGAAGGTGAGGTCATGCAATTGGCAGTGACCAACAACCCAACCATTTCTGAAGCTGAATATATGTCAGTGATCAACTCTAAAACAGCGGCTTTATTCGTAGCTGCAGCTGAGCTTGGTGCTGTTGTTGGGAATAGACCCGAAGAAGAGAGACAAGCATTAAAAGATTTCGGAGAAAATCTAGGCATTGTCTTCCAACTTGTTGATGACGCATTGGATTATCATGGCGAAGCAAGCAAGCTTGGCAAAGATGTAGGCGATGATTTCAGAGAAGGAAAAATCACCCTTCCTGTCATCTTAGCCTATCAACAGGGGACAAAAGAAGAGCAAGACTTCTGGAAACGCACCCTGGGTGAAGGCAACATAGAAGATCAAGACCTTGAAAACGCCATTCAATTAACTGAAAAATACAAAACTATTGAAGAAACAATGAACCGTGCTCGCACTTTTGGAGAAAAAGCAAAAATATCTCTTACAAAATTCCCAAATAACGAATGGAGTGAAGCTCTCCAGGATGTCATCGAGTTTTGCATTGAACGCGGTAATTAGGAAAATTAGAGCCCTTAACTCTTGCTAAATTTCAAAATAACTGGCTATTTAAGTGAAATTTAGTCACCACAAAATTAAACAGTAATAAAAAAAATCGAAAATTTCCATCGACTTGTCACATTATACTCTTAACCATCCACATAGGTTAAAAGGTAGAGTGTAAATCTATAACATTTCGCCAAAAAATTGATACGGTTTTAGGATTTAGCGCGATTGCTTGATGGCAACCTAAAGCACAACTAAAAAACGCGAATGCCGTACGATTGCTTGTAGGCAATCAAAGGAGCACTCGCAACGGTTGCTTGTGGGCAACCTGAAGGAGCGCTAAAAAGAATCATTCAATCTTCGACGTGCGAAATTATAATTTCATTTTAAGAAGGGCTGGGGCAATGAATGAAAGTAAAACTCCCAATTCAAATCAAAAACAACTGAAAAGCCCCCTTACACCAGCACTATTACAACATTTAAAGCTCACCCCCAAAACAACGGCAGAACATTTAGCCTTAGAAGCTTTAATCACTGGTACCCCCATTTGGTTGGGCCCCGATCTTATAAATAGTCATCATTATGAATACGCCGCCATCCGCTCGAATTTTTGCGAGCAAATCCTAACGCCAATCTTTGATAAAAGAAATGAAAACCAAGATATCGAAGCTTTATATGAGTGGACCAACAAGAAGGGCCCCTTTACACCCCGCGAATTGCAACTAATCGAAAAAACGATAGGGCTAGCAACCTCATTAAGTTTTGCGAACCAAATGCGCCCTCAAATAAATCAAGCACACACTCACATTCGAGCTGAATTCCTAAGTGATCTAGTACAAATAAGACAAATAAGCCCGAATTCTGATGATGAAGAAGCTCCAATTAAAGGTATACAAATTTCTGGTGCGACCATCACTGGCCAAGTCAACCTATCGAACAGTCGTAATTGCCGCCCTCTTACTCTGAACTATTGCAACTTTGAAAAACCAATAAACTTAAATCACGCTCAGCTCAGCAATCTTAATCTTAACGGTTGTCTTTGTCCGGGCATCAGCTGCAATGGTGCAGTGATACACGGCGAAACACTTTTGAAAAATGGGTTTGAAGCAAAAGGCACGGTTGATTTTGTTAATTCAAAACTTTATGGCACATTTAACGCATCTGGTGGGGCGTTTCTCTCAACGGGTACATCCATTGAAAATAATGCGCTTTCCTTGCAATTATCACACATAAACAACAGCATTATTTTAAGTAACGGTTTTAAATCTGATGGCATTGTAAACCTGCACGGCACTCAGTGTGATTTAAATCTACAATGCAGCGGTGCCTACATGATCAATCAGCAACAAGATCAAATTGGCTGTGCACTACTATGCGATAACGCCACCATCAAAGGCAATGTTGATCTTGGCGAAGAGTTCTCAGCCATAGGCGGTGTCTGGTTCCGCAGTACAAACATCGGTGGCAATATTGAAGCAAAACAAGGTACGTTTCATAATTTTGAACCAACTGCTCAGGCTGACGCCATTCTTATACAAAACAGCCATATTAATAACTCGATAAATCTACAACATGCCAACATGGTTGGCCGCCTCACTCTACAAAATTCATTTATCAAAGGAGACGTAAACGGTGGTTACATCTCAATTAATAATAAAATTTCAAGCGGCACCGGCAAAGCTATAAATATCAATCAATGTCAAATCGAAGGATCAATCCTTTTCGCTGAATGTACCATTAAGGGGAAAAGCAGTATCAAAGACACAACCGTTAATAGTTCGATTGATTATTCTTTTAGCGTTTTAGAAAACAATTCAAACGATACAATAAGCTCAGCTCTCAATATTGAAAATTCAAATATTGGCTACAATATCCAATTGGCTTATGGCTTCTCCGCCCGCGGCAATGTATCTGCCAATCACGTGAAAGTTGGAGGCAATTTCATATGTAATGGAGGACATTTTTATAGCAATTTTGACATTTTAAATTGTCAAATAATCGGTCAACTCAGCCTGGATTATAAAAACGATCCCGAAAGTAAATTTGATGGGTGCCTAACAATAAGTGATACCAGAACGCACACCCTGATTGACGATTTCCGGTCTTGGCCAAATCAAATCATTCAGAATAATTTCATCTACGAACAATTTGCAGAACAATCAAGCACAACAACAAGTAACCGTCTAATATGGCTAAGCCGACAAGGTTATTTTTCCTATAAAGCATATAGCCAAGCCATCAAGGCCTTAACCGAAACAGGTTATCAAGCCGAAGCAAGAACCATTGCCATTTCCCAGGCCAATCAAAATTATTGGCAAAGCCTCAATCAAATGGCAAAACAATCAAACCATTTAAAACGTGACCGCTCGCCTTTTATGCAAAAACTTGTGTACTTTTCTCTGTGGCCAATTTATGCACTCTGGTGGCTGGTGTATGGCGGCTGGATGGTCTTCGGTTACAGCACTTCACGCGTCTTGGTATCAAGTCTATTTGTGTTTTTAATTTGCGCAAGTTTTTATCAAAAAGCAGAACCTCAGGCATTACTCATACCAAAGTCACCTGCGATTGCTTTAGGTGAGCTGTATAAAAAATGCAATCCAGAATTAGGTGGCTCATGGACAAATTGTGAAATTCCAGAACTGCCATCATTCTCACCAACCCTATATTCAGTTGATAATATGGTACCCATACTCAATTTTGAGCAACAATCTAATTGGAGACCTTTAGAAAAAGATTTCACATTAAATATACCAGCACCATCTTGTTATGAAGCCTCTATTTCATGTACACAATTCAAATGGGTACCTGTAAACTTAGGAAGTACTTTTTTATCAAATATTGTACTCATCCAAACAACCTTCGGTTGGGCAGCCATCATCACTTTAATATTAAATTTCGCCCTACTCAGAATGAGAAAAAGCCCACTCTAAAAAGAATGGGCTTTTGAAAAAAACTTAGTTTCAAAATAGAAGATATTACTTAAATTTGCTTTAAGCCACTCTGCGTACCTCGAGACAATCTTGAATTTCTTCAAAAATTTTCTCTTCCGGACATGGTAAACAAATCACACCCCGTAACTTAGCAAGTAACTCTTCAGTAAGGTCAGCATTCATAGCAATATTAGCCAGTTGAGGCACAACAAGTAAGCAAGGACCGGCTGCTGGATCATACTTCTCAAGAATGTCTTTAACTTCAAGATCATCCGTTTTTGTCCAAAAACACGTTATGTCAGCATTAAGCGAACCTTGTTTTTGTAAATAAGCCGTTCCACTTGTAATGACCGTTACGTAATGGCCAACTTGCTCAAGAAACTGTTGGAATTTCCATAAGTTCTGATCACTTTCACCAACAATCACGATCTCTCTTGGATGCTCTGTGCTAAATTTAGAAGAAAGAGAAATTTGCTCTTCCATGGCTTTCTGTTTCAATGATTCATAGAGCTTAATCTGTTCTTTTTGCTTTTTAACTATCATACGTTTCGCCTGACGCAAACGCGTATCAACTTTTATAATCAACATCCCATAATCAATAGGCTTGGTCATATAATCATCAGAGCCAAGCTTCATACCTTCAAGAACATTGTCTCGGTCGGCTAAAGCTGACAGAAAAATAAAAGGAATTTCATCACATTCAGGATGATTAGCACGCAACTGTTTTATAAGCTCATACCCATCCATAACAGGCATAGTAATATCGCTAA
The sequence above is a segment of the Hyphomicrobiales bacterium 4NK60-0047b genome. Coding sequences within it:
- a CDS encoding polyprenyl synthetase family protein, with translation MTALDTVNNQYKPSPSLDTLLNKTAEDMGRINELILAEAHSSVDMIPKLAKHLIDSGGKRIRPMLTCAAARLVGYEGLDHIPLATSIEFLHTATLLHDDVVDESDMRRGKKAARILWGNQASVLVGDYLLGQSFKIMVSVGSLEALKILSNASAIIAEGEVMQLAVTNNPTISEAEYMSVINSKTAALFVAAAELGAVVGNRPEEERQALKDFGENLGIVFQLVDDALDYHGEASKLGKDVGDDFREGKITLPVILAYQQGTKEEQDFWKRTLGEGNIEDQDLENAIQLTEKYKTIEETMNRARTFGEKAKISLTKFPNNEWSEALQDVIEFCIERGN